A region of the Gemmatimonadales bacterium genome:
GAGCGACAGGGCGAGGCCGGCGCTGGTGGTGGTGAGAGCCTCGAAGCCGAGGCCCGCGAGGATCCGGGCGCTCCCCGCGTCCCACGGGTTGGGAATCACGAAGGCGCCGGGCCGGGTGTGCAGGGCCCGGAAGCGGTGGCCTTTCTCCTCCTGAGTGACCGGCATCGTCGTCATCCGTGGGTTGAGGGGAAGCGGATCCGGTAGAGCACGTGCAGCCGGCCCCCGTGCATCCAGTCGCGCTCGTACGCCAGCCCGGCCTTCTCGAGCACCCGCCGTGACGGGGCATTGTCGGGGAGCGTCACCGCCACCACGGTCGCCAGCTCGAGGTCGTCTCTCGCGTGCTCGAGGCAGGCCGCGGCGATCTCGGTCGCGAGTCCCCGTCCCCAGCAGGCCGGGTCGAGGGAGTAGCCCACCTCGACCTCGTCCACGCCGTCCACGTCGAGGTGGCGCAGGATGGCCCGGCCCACGATCCCGCGGCTCACGCCGTCCCGCAGCATCCAGGCCCCGAAGCCGTGCGCCGCCCAGTGGGCGAGGTTCTTCGCCAGGTACTCGGCGGTCTGTGCCTCGTCCCGCACGCCGCCGAGCATCGCCATCTGCGCGGGGTCGGAGTGCATCCGCAGCAGATCGCCGTAGTGCTCCTCGCGCAGGCGTTCGGCCACGAGGCGCGCGGTGGCGAAGCTCTCCGGGAAGGGCATGGGAACGGCGCAGTATCCGAAGCTCGACGCTCCGCCGCAAGTGAGCGACGCGCCAGCGCACGGAGGCGACGGCGCGACCGCGGCCGTCACGCGGCCGCTGGCTGGTAGGTGCCGGGCGTCAGGCGTGCCGCGATCGAGAGCCGGTTCCACGCGTTGATCGTCGCCACCGCCAGCGTCAGGTCGGCCAGCTCGCGCTCGCTGAACTGCGCCCTCGCCTCCTCGTGCGCCGCGTCCGGCGCGTGGCCGTCCGCGATCCGCGTCACGGCCTCCGCCCAGGCCAGCGCCGCCTTCTCGCGGTCCGTGTAGTACGGCGACTCCCGCCACGCGTCGAGGCCGTAGAGCCGCTGCTCCTTCTCGCCGGCCGCCCGCAGGTCCTTCCAGTGCATGTCGATGCAGTAGGCGCAGCCGTTGAGCTGTGACGCCCTGAGCTGCACCAGGAACAGCAGCGGCTTCTGGAGCCCGCATCCGGCGAGATACCGGTCCAGCGCGTCCATCGCGTCGTACACGCCCGGCGCGGTCTTGGCGTAGTTGATCCGCGGCTTCATCGTGGTCTCCCTTCCGAGGTGTGGCTGCAAGCTAGGGCCATTTGGATCTGCCACAAGCGCCAAGTTGCGGCGAAACGATGGTGCCAAGTACATTCCCGGCGAGCCCCGTCATGGCCAGCCGCCGAGCCGCGCAGCCCGCCCCCGATCTCCTGGTCGTCGTGGACCCCGACGCCTCGGCTCCGCTGCACCGCCAGGTGTACGCGGGACTGCGGGACGCGATCGTGGCCGGTCGCCTCGCCACGGGAGCGCGCCTGCCCTCGACCCGTGCCCTCGCCGCCGAGCTGGACGTGGCTCGCAACACCGTGACGACAGCATTCGAGCAGCTCCGCGCCGAGGGCTACGTCGCCGGCCGGACGGGCGGGGGAACGCGTGTCTGCGAGGTGATCCCCGACGAGATGCTGCGCGCGCGGCCGGCGCTGCGCGCATCGTCCCTCCGAGGCGTGCGCGACGCGGCGCCGGCCGGCACAGCCACGCCGAGCGCGCCGAGGCTCTCGCGCCGCGGCACCGCGCTCGTCGCCGCCGCGAGCATCTTCCCCTCGGCGGCCGAGACGCCGCAGGCCTTCAGCCTGGGCACGCCGGCCCTCGACGCGTTCCCGGTGAAGCTCTGGGCTCGGCTGGTGGCCCGGCGCTGGCGGCGCCCGCCGTCGCTCGGCTACGGCGATCCCGCGGGCTACGCGCCGCTGCGCCGCGCCGTCGCCGGCTACGTCGCGGCCGCGCGCGGCGTGCGCTGCTCGTTCGAGCAGGTGGTGATCGTGAGCGGGGCCCAGCACGGGCTCGACCTCGCGGCGCGCCTCCTGCTCGATCCGGGCGACGCGGCGTGGGTCGAGGATCCGGGTTACCCCGGCGCCCGCAGCGCCTTCAAGGCCGCCGGCGCGCGCCTGGTGCCGGTGCCCGTGGACGCCGAGGGCGTCCGGGTGTCCGTCGGGCGGCGCGAGGCTCCGCGCGCCCGGCTCGTCCACGTCACGCCGTCGCATCAGTTCCCGCTCGGCGGCTCGCTGAGCCCGCGCCGCCGCCTGGAGCTGCTGGCGTGGGCGCACGAAGCGGACGCGTGGATCGTCGAGGACGACTACGACAGCGAGTTCCGCTACGCCGGCCGCCCGCTGCCGTCCCTGCAGGGGCTGGACGAGCGCGGCCGCGTGCTCTACCTCGGCTCGTTCGGCAAGACGCTCCATCCCGGCCTGAGGCTGGGCTATCTCGTCGTCCCCGCGGGCGCCGTGGATGCCTTCGCCGCCGCGCGCTCGGTCGGCGACCGCCACCCGCCGTTGTTCGACCAGGCGGTCGTCGCCGACTTCCTCGACCAGGGGCACTTCGTGCGCCACCTGAGGCGGATGCGCCGGCTCTATGCCGAGCGACAGCAGGCGCTGGTCGAGGCCGCCCGGCGCTCGCTCGGCGGGCTGCTGGAGCTGCCCCCCGAGGCGGCGGGGATCCACCTGGTCGGGCAGCTCCCGCCTGGCGTGGACGCGGGCGAGGC
Encoded here:
- a CDS encoding GNAT family N-acetyltransferase; protein product: MPFPESFATARLVAERLREEHYGDLLRMHSDPAQMAMLGGVRDEAQTAEYLAKNLAHWAAHGFGAWMLRDGVSRGIVGRAILRHLDVDGVDEVEVGYSLDPACWGRGLATEIAAACLEHARDDLELATVVAVTLPDNAPSRRVLEKAGLAYERDWMHGGRLHVLYRIRFPSTHG
- a CDS encoding carboxymuconolactone decarboxylase family protein — protein: MKPRINYAKTAPGVYDAMDALDRYLAGCGLQKPLLFLVQLRASQLNGCAYCIDMHWKDLRAAGEKEQRLYGLDAWRESPYYTDREKAALAWAEAVTRIADGHAPDAAHEEARAQFSERELADLTLAVATINAWNRLSIAARLTPGTYQPAAA
- a CDS encoding PLP-dependent aminotransferase family protein encodes the protein MASRRAAQPAPDLLVVVDPDASAPLHRQVYAGLRDAIVAGRLATGARLPSTRALAAELDVARNTVTTAFEQLRAEGYVAGRTGGGTRVCEVIPDEMLRARPALRASSLRGVRDAAPAGTATPSAPRLSRRGTALVAAASIFPSAAETPQAFSLGTPALDAFPVKLWARLVARRWRRPPSLGYGDPAGYAPLRRAVAGYVAAARGVRCSFEQVVIVSGAQHGLDLAARLLLDPGDAAWVEDPGYPGARSAFKAAGARLVPVPVDAEGVRVSVGRREAPRARLVHVTPSHQFPLGGSLSPRRRLELLAWAHEADAWIVEDDYDSEFRYAGRPLPSLQGLDERGRVLYLGSFGKTLHPGLRLGYLVVPAGAVDAFAAARSVGDRHPPLFDQAVVADFLDQGHFVRHLRRMRRLYAERQQALVEAARRSLGGLLELPPEAAGIHLVGQLPPGVDAGEA